A genomic stretch from Camelus ferus isolate YT-003-E chromosome 17, BCGSAC_Cfer_1.0, whole genome shotgun sequence includes:
- the LOC102507434 gene encoding zinc finger BED domain-containing protein 5-like, which translates to MMKVICLSGFPYFGNGVAPHAWCVLCKNILSNSSLAPRKLQRHLETKHATYTDKDSVFFQQHLDSPENNKPPAPKIVDTDHGSAREASYSVSHHAAPSGGSYIRELLTKPCAKDVVMRVCDGQHSKDTQTRCSPSNSTAAGRIKDLAAATEEGLVCRLEICGRFSLRLHEPADVSGLTVLLVFVRYKFNKSVEEDLLLRESLQIMPWVRTFSTASMVLCKNVKLNGENVLVFVVMLLGRWTGKLLGLSSPG; encoded by the coding sequence atgatGAAAGTTATTTGTCTTTCAGGATTTCCTTACTTTGGAAATGGAGTTGCACCTCATGCTTGGTGTGTGTTATGTAAGAACATTTTATCGAATAGCTCTTTGGCCCCTAGGAAGCTTCAAAGACATTTGGAAACCAAACATGCTACATATACAGACAAAGACAGTGTCTTTTTCCAGCAACATCTTGATTCACCTGAAAACAATAAACCCCCAGCACCTAAAATTGTCGATACAGATCATGGAAGCGCTAGAGAAGCATCATACAGTGTCAGTCACCATGCAGCCCCGAGTGGAGGCTCATACATCAGAGAATTGCTCACCAAGCCTTGTGCAAAAGATGTCGTGATGCGGGTGTGTGACGGACAGCATAGTAAAGACACACAGACGCGGTGCAGTCCATCAAACAGCACTGCTGCAGGTCGAATTAAGGATCTAGCTGCTGCCACTGAAGAAGGGCTTGTTTGTAGACTGGAAATTTGCGGCAGGTTCTCACTGCGGCTACATGAACCAGCCGACGTTTCAGGACTCACTGTCCTGCTTGTGTTTGTTCGTTACAAGTTTAACAAGTCTGTTGAGGAAGACCTGCTCTTACGTGAATCTTTGCAGATAATGCCGTGGGTGAGGACATTTTCAACTGCATCAATGGTTTTATGCAAAAACGTGAAACTGAATGGGGAAAACGTGCTGGTGTTTGTAGTGATGCTTCTAGGGCGATGGACGGGAAAGTTGCTGGGGCTGTCGTCACCTGGATAA